CTCCTATTCCAGGTGCGGGGCTGCCACAAAACCTGTTGGTGGGGCTGGAGTCTTCTGACCTGCATTATTTTTACTACAGGGACTTTTACTGGCTAGCAGACGTTGTCTGGATTTCTGGAAtagccaggagcagagctgagtgggttttttcctcactaATCTCTTcagcaccttgcacttgcaATATCTGCTCAGAGTCGGGGCTGTGGGTAGTATGACAGAAAAGTATGTGCAAGTCACAGGTCTTCATGCCAGAAGGTGCTCAGGGGCACTCCTCTATTGTCCAAAGAACTTTCCTGCTGAGAGCTTGACCATCACACTCAGTCTGAGTAGGAGAGTGGCAATTGTGgtctcccacagccccagggagtCGGGGATGATCCAGTCCATGTCGAGTGCTGTGAGTTGGAGCTTATCCAGTCACACTGTGTGGTTGAGAACGAACGTCACGTTGAACATGGTATTTGGTGCCTTGGGTTTCTTACCTCCCATCTCCACttctgatttatcttcctgcctttcctgtgcTTCCACTTAAATGAttcttttttgtgttgtttaCTGTTGCATTGGCACTTCCGGAGAAATCAAAATTCCTATGTTGTTCTTAAGTTTAGGGCAAATGTTCTGACTGTATTGCTGAGTCAAAAACTGCTCACAACAGGACACTGAATTTCATTGAGAAACTATTGCATTTTCAAGCAAAAACTACCCCATAGCAAGCAGGGAATTTACTTACCACACAGAGGACACAGAAACCACTGGTGAAGAAGAACAAGCTTTCCCAGTGAGTAGGTACTTTGTCATAATCACTTTGTGCAAAAATGGAGAGCTGACTTGAATTTATTCTGTTCCTCCCCCTCTGACCTACCCACACGTGTTCTTTTGATGCTTGGGCAATGGTTTGTGTAGACGGAAATCAagtttctctctgctgtccACCTCACACTGAAACCACTCTCTGTGAGTCGCTGCTTATTTCCTCTCTTTGCTTCCAAGCTCACCTGTAGTTTTCTCTTCACCCAGAGCAAAACAAGATCAATCTGCTGATTCCTGGCATGCAGCTGATGCTGCTCAAGTCAGCAAGGCCCATATTGTACTTACCATGTAACTTCTGCTGGCTAAAATGGAAGAGAGGAGCAGATATCCTGACTCatatcacacacacagaaagcaAGCCCAAACAAGGCACAAAGCACCTAGACAGCAGATTTCTTGTGATCAGCTTTAAAAGGGACAGGCTTCTTCTGTACGTTTCCCAAAAGCTTTGATATGTATGTGGAAAAACTTCCATTTTCCTAACTCCTGCCTGGGCACTGTGATCACTTTGAAGGGGTCACATGTCAGAATTTATGTTGTGaaaactttttctgtttgttcttggCATTATTGCAATCCCACAAAGCCTTATTCATGGAGAACATCAACTTAAGGGCAGTAAAAAGACTAATATTTATTAGAGCAAATCTGACTACCAGGTGCTTAATAAAAAGCCCAGCCCTAGTCTGACACTTTTGCATCCATGCAAGTAGAGGTCAGTGTGAACCTTCTGGAGATGGAGTCCTAGGAAATGAATGCAGTCTGTAAAATAAAGGAGCAGAAGAGAGCATGTGGCAATGActgtgctggggagggcaggaacTCTAGATTTAGTAACAGTTTTGCAAATGTTTCACAAATCTTAAATCTCAGACCAACTGTGTGGtgcgaaaaaaaaaaaagcctcttaaGCCTGTTGCATCAGAATAATTGTTAAATTGATACAGGGTTACATTCTAGCATGctacagagaaaatgagataaaaCCATTCTAAAAGATATTCCCACTCAGTTCCAGATCCCAACAGCTGTCTCTCTCAGTGTTTCCTATTAAGGACATGGGATGAAATACTGCCTGCTTTGGAGCTGGTGACAAAGCACTTGGGTACATTTCAGTCATGGCTGAAGCTAAAGCTGTACAAATTAATCAGGTTTTTCTCTAATCTAAAAGGGGCATTTGATTGTGCTGGAAGAAGGACAGAGGCTCTGCCTGTGGTGCAGAGTCCCTGCCCAGTAGCTGTGCCTGGGGAGCCACCTagtgcagccacagcagaggcTCTCAGAGGACTTGCTGCAATGACACCACCTCCTTACAAGCCGTGGGTCATGCTGAGATagtcctctcctctcccatggtatggctgcagccaggccagatGACTGAGCAATGCAGAGCAGCATTGCCTTGGACTGTAAATTCTTCCAAGTGATCATCTGGTGCTGGCTCATGTTTGTGTAGCTCTGGGCTGCAAAAACAATGcttctgcccagcacagcttAGGGAAGGATGGCTCTGAGACCTAGAGCTCCACTGGcatcacacacagcagctgctgtggagggagAGGGCTTAAAAAGCAGGATTTAATCAAGCCAGGGCTGAGGTAGCTCAGGAGAACAGACTTGAGAGTTCAAATATGAACCAGAAAGATGTGCAGGCTAAAAATGACCCCACAGCACAGACACGGAaatggagctggagctggagttgGAAGAGGCACTGTAAGTCCTGGCCAAGGTACAAGAAAAAGATGTGTAAGAGCTGTATGTAATTTCTTAGAAGAGCTGCAATACAGGCAAGGTAAAGGGGCAGAAAGTAGGTATGAACACATCCCTGTGCTCACATGCTCTGGGTGGAGAGAGATCATTCATCACCTTGAAGACAGGAACATGCAGTGCCTGTTCAGTACACTTGGGTTAGCACATCTATAGCCAGCCAGTCGCCAGAACATGCACAGCTAAAACTACTCCTCTGTGAACTTTAAAACAGTCAGACCTAAAGGAAGCTTGCTAGCAGCAGCaaagatttctctttaaaaaaataaaacagaaaggaaCATGTTGCTCCAGACCTATGGTAggtaatgcaaaataaatttctatttagCCCTGTAAGTAGCATTTGACAACAGAGTAATTGGGAAATGCCTTCTGTTTCACAGCCTTAAAAtatccctgctgttcctggaCAGTCAGCACCTGCCAGGCAGGGTCAGCCCTTCACCACTCCTTCCAATGCTCTTCTCAGGATGCCTGTAAGGTCTTgtgctctgttttctgctgccctgcagagTTCAAGGGTAAGACTGAGGTGAAAATCCTGGAAGGGGACATCCGAGATGTGACATTCCTGCACCGTGCCTGCCAGGGGGTGTCCCTCGTCATCCACACGGCTTCCCTCATTGACACCCTGGGCCTCATCGAGAagaagctgctctgggaagtCAATGTAACAGGTGAGCAGGTGAAGCACCTCTCTCAAACCCACGTCTATGTCCTGATCACCATCTGCTCAGGAAAGGGAGCACCTGTCCTGTGTTCGTTATGAGCCAGGTTAAGGGGGTTGTTCTGCATCTCGTGCAGAGATACCTAAGGGTGCAAAGCCTGTGTCTGTGCCGCCCCAAGCAGTTCTGGGCCTCTCCACACCCAGCCTTCCACTCCAAGGCAATGCAGGACCATTCACTCTTGTCAACACTTACATACGCCCATCCTGAGATCTGCACAGGCTCTGCCTTCAGTAGTGACAGTCATAAACCCACACTCAGTGGAACTTTCTGAAAGGAATTCACATCTGAAATCCCAATGCCCACCTCAGAAATTGGTTCTTGTTCTCCCTCCCCACATAGCATCCCTGCCTGTGtacatttttcaatttttacaAATACTGCAGactctggctgcaattacaaAAACGTTGCACTGATCCACAGCCTGTGGTTCTCTCCTTGctattccttttcttcttcctcttctccttttcctcccatttGCCAGAAGGCAGTTGATAGGAACAAGAGCTCTCCCACCCTGAGCTTATAATTTGAAATTCCCCAACAGACTCAAAGCTATGGGAGGGAAGGGTTTCAATGACTCAATGATGGGATGTTCCCTTCTACTAAGGAACCCCCATTCTTCATGAAAGATCAGATGAAGGGAGAAGGTTTAGACTTAGGAATGGCCTGCGTAGCATCAGTTGCCAggaaatttaaatgtatttccttAAAGAACGACTTTACCCCCCCGTCTGTGATGCCAAAACCCTCAGTGCCATTCAGAGAACTGGTACAACCTAACCTGCATGCACACTGACCTCCCTGGCTGTGTTGCTTCAACAGCTTGGGGGAGATTTGGGGAAGATGTTCTTATTTACATGAACGGCTTTCCCagttctttgttcctctctGCCACAGACATGGGGCTTCCTCACAGGAAAATAAGGAGCATACCTGTAGAGGCATCACTTTCACAAATACTGGCTGCTCACCAGTGTTCAGAGGAACAGAGAATTCTTGGTAGTTGAGTTGTTTCTTACATGTACCTTAAAAACAGTGGGATCGCATTTTAGCTGTTTTAGCATGGCTCACTGCCTGTACCACTAGCTCCCAGACCCTTTCATTTCTGCTCAATCAAAGCCACAAATTGTCAGTGATCAAAAAATAGAGCCCAGTGGGCAGCCTCTTAGGCCCCTGTCAggagggaggagcagaaagGCAAGTTCCTGGAAACTCATGCATTGGGTAATACGAAAATATACATGGTTGGTAGCTCAGAAAGAGGATTTGTAAAGCTCTGTCTTTATGATGATACTCGTGCTACAATCTGGTTTTTCACAGCAGAATGTGTTGCCTAAACACAtttttccatggggaaaaataatttaaaaagcaattacaaaaaaaagaaaaatcaaacaaatattaaaatgtcCCAGACCCAGAAAGCTCTTTAGCTCTGACTCCCCACTACTCACTCCCCTGCCAACAGTGTCTGCCTATGGGTGAAGAAAGCCCACTGGGCCAGAGAGGGTTAGCTGATAACATTTGCTAGAATTAAATACCATCCACAgtcgtgctgccagagccaaCTGACCACAAGGTCAGTCAGTGGATACTGCTGCCCTCTCTTCCctgtttccttccatttccaTTCTGATGCTCTTCTGGCTTTCTGACCAGCCAGGGCACTGCTATGTACTTCACAGTCTTGCAGGATGAAAGCTTTGTTTCTCCTAGGAAACAGAACTTGTACAATATAAATGTTTGAAGAATCAGAAGTGGATGTTCACAAACCACAAAGGACAGAAGAGAACAAGTTAAACATGCCCTGATGCAGGGCTTTCCTCCACTGCCACACAATATCTCAGAGCAAAAATATCTCTTTaggaaggaagggaagcaaattttgaaaagggagggaattgagaaaataatttattataacCTAAACAAAATACCTTCTGTGAACCAGATCCTCAGCCAGAAGGGCAAGCAAACCACGGAGACCCGCTCACTGAATAAAGCATGTAATAAAGTAATAATTTACTTTATTACATGCTGTTTGGAAGACACTCAGATTCCTATTACTCTAGGAATCTTTAAAGTTTTTACATACAACTCTGATTTGCAAATAAACCACATTTTATTTGGGTGAAATTCATCTTGAACAGATACCAACTGTCAAGATAActttatgtttgctttttttaaaacttgctaTCTCATTTGATTTTATCAAGCCCTTCTGCACTTTATTACTTTCCCTCATTTTCTAAACAGTATTGACAGCAGGAATTAagctattatttttaaaataatataaaaaaattgttttttccagaTTACCCTGGCTTGTATGTCATCTAAACATAGTGACTTGCATGAACTCATTTTTCACATTCATTTATTCCTGTCTGTGTAACTTTTTTTCAGTGCACTTCCTTAATGTTTTTGAAAGGCTTATCcagatttgttttccatttgtttcaatttctttctttttcttgttcaaGCTTAGAAAGAGGAATTTTGGTGTCCTAACAATATTCAGTTTAATAATGCTTCCCATTTTTCACTCATTCACGAGTCCATGTTCTTGGCTGTTCTGAACCTCTTTAATTCATTATATTCGTTTCAGTCACACTAGTCTGATCTGCATTGTGCTGCCTTCACTTGTTGCTGTGACAGACTGAGCAGAATTGGAAGATAATTTATGTGCCTCATTGCTGGTGTTTGAATTCATCCCCTAGATTTTAGGCTACACTCTTCTGATACTATATCAGTCATTTTAGTTTAATGTTCCTTTGCCAAAGATGTTTCCAAATGTCTTTGAGCTGTGTCTTCTCTTCCAAAGTCCACTGGCCTTTTTACACTCAATTTCTCCCATTACACCATGCACAGCAAATAAGGCAATTTCTGCCTCAAAGCTGGGTGGAAAAAGAAGACTCTAAATGCAACACATTAAAGTATTTATTTCCCCCTTCAGTGTGCTTTCCTTGTTTAACCTTCTTGACTATTTGAAAGACTTTGAACAGTTGACCTCTGCTGCCCCCAGTGAAAGCATTATGATAGGATTTTAAAAGTAAGAAATCCTGTACTACTgcaaagaaaagacagaagatgCCAGAAAAGGAGGCATACACACATAAACATCACTTTTCTCACTGCACTTTATGATCTTTGACTTCATGTTATTGTGCCTTGCTTTACCATGTTTCTCTTCAAGCCCTTCTCTTTAGTCAATTGAATATTGGATAGATTTGCACTGGCTGTGATGGATTTTGGGGCAAACCTTCAGGTCTTGTATTAATTCTGTCCCTTCTTAGCAAACAACCCAAGAGCATCCTCACGCCTGAAAAACACAGGCTTCAGCATAGAGCATGGATGATGCCTGAGGGGCAGCTTCTGAAGGTCCTCTGCCTTAAGCCAAGTCAATCCAACCAAGAGGCACGAGTTCCTGAATCTGTGGTCAGTACCCATGCTAAGTTAAGGAAGGGCAAAAATTTTATTCTTggcataaaaaaaccccacagcatgCAATTAGGACCAAATGTTCACCCTTGTTTAGCTCTGGAAGGTGCACTGATGCTACTTAAATACAGATTCAGAGCAGGTTCAGTGTCATTGAATATACTGTCCAGTTCAGGACAGGattcttccagctgcagggaggggagatCTGGCCAAGCTCAGGCCAGAGGTGCTGTTTCTGACTTGAAAAGCCCACTTCTTCCTGGCTGGGGAGCTCTAGACTGCCTTGCATGTTTCTTTTTGAAGGtactcagctgctgctggaggcatGTGTCCGCTGTAACGTCCAGCACTTCATATACACCAGCACCATAGAAGTGACAGGTCCAAACTGCAAAGGTGACCCCATTTTCAACGGGGACGAAGATACACCTTATGAGAGCACATCAAAATTTCCTTATGCCCAAAGCAAAAGACTGGCAGAGGATTCTGTGCTGAAAGCAGATGGCCAGGTGCTGAAGGATGGTGGCACGCTGATGACTTGTGCCCTGAGATCCATGTACATTTTTGGGGAAGGGTGCCCATTTCTCCAGGGCCATCTGGATAAGTGCCTGTTGAACAAGAACGTCTACCTGCGCTTCTCCAGGAAGGAGGCTCTGGTGAACCCTGTGTACGTGGGGAACATCGCCTGGGCACACGTGCAGGCAGCCAAAGCCCTGCGAGCCCCGCAGAAAGCCAAGCACATCAGGGGCAAGTTTTACTACATCTCAGATGACACTCCTCACATGAGCTACGCTGATCTGAACTACGAGCTGACCAAGGACCTGGGGTTTGGCATTGAGCCCCAGCTGCCCATGCCTCTGACAGTGCTCTACTACTTCTCGCTGCTGCTGGAGATCGTGAGCTTCTTGCTGCGGCCCTTCGTCCGCTACATCCCCTCCACCAACCGCCACCTGGTCACGCTGCTGAACACCCCGTTCAccttttcttacagaaaagcacagcaggaTTTTGGCTACGTGCCCCGCTACACGTGGGAGGAGGCCAAGCAGGGCACTGGTGAGTGGATCGCCTCTGTCATCCCCCAGAGAAGGCTGTACTTGCAAAGCAGCACTGCCTAAGCCTGAAGAGAAGCTGAAACCCAGCTAAGCAAGTAGGGCCTTGAGCCAGGGGCGAGCTcggtgagcagcagcagcagatctcTACAAAGCATTTAAATGAATACTTTGTGTAAGAGCCCACTGACACCCCCTGCCCCCAACCTCggaataaataaaagtgaaatgttcatttgtttgttGAGTACAGGCTGATGAGGGTAACTGTACTGCATAGTCCACACCCACTTCTACATCTTTGTAGCACAAAGACTTATTTTAGTAAGACTCCACAAAGTCTGTGGTGTGAACacttcagctcttctttcaCTCCACACCACCTCTAAGGCTCTTGTAAAACACAACTCCTCCTAGAAGTATGATTGCACTTTACAAATGTGCACCACTCAGCTACACCCTATTCACTCAGTGCTTGCCAACCTCACTGGACAGGCAGCAGGCAGAAGCCACCTGATTGGAAAAGCCGTAACAAATCTTGCTCACTTTTTCAGGGGTGTTGTGCATTTCATGTGCTGTTCACCCAACAGTCAAACTTTGAGCACTGTAAGCAAAGAGAGATCAAAAGTACAATGTAAGTGCAATACAGTTTTAGTTAGGACAGTGTgtgcagggagagaagggacAGATTTGGCCAGGTGAATACTTCTTTATACTGATTTTGAGATAATTTTTGCAATAAATCTGGTGGGTGCCCAGCAGAACATcttcaagaaaatgaaagggagaaaaatattgcAGGACAGCCTTGGTCACGGAGGGGTTCCCACTGCAGAGTCAACGTATTTGTgaacactgaggaaaaataaacagtgctgaaaaaaatcatgctcTTACCACATTTCAGCTGGGAACAAAGGCTAACTTTAGCTGATAGGTACACATGTGCTGCCCCTGTGCTTCTCTGATGGCCACAGGAGCTTCTGCAGAATGTGTAATTTGACTTTTGGGCAAAAACGCAGACCTTGTCTGAACAAACAGATGGTTGTTTCTTAAACATACATCTCACTTGCTGGAAACAACTCTAAAAGATGGGAatttctctgttctgttttgGACAGTGtgaacagaaacattttacCTGACTCAGTACTAATGTAAATAAATcacatttccagggatgctgaCAGCTCGAAGTCTGTGCTGAGTTTAATTATTCAGTGCCCTAGACATTTGATAGTCCCAATGCAAATATTACTGTGTGCTTTAGTAATCTTTGGTTAACTATGTAAGATCTGAAGTGGTAGAATACCAGACTCCCGAACTTCCAGTCAAATTCTGGGGACACAGACCCTCCACAAGGGTATGGGCTTTGGTTTCCATCTGCTTGTGAGGAGATTAATCCCCCCTCCCTTCAGACGTGTGATGATTCACCTTTTCTGCCATGGTGACATTGCCAAACATCCTGAAGGAACACAGGGTGACTTCCCACAGAGGTttgaggagagaaggaaggggCACAACCACtttgggtgctgctgctttagGCCCTACCGGAGCATCAGCTGGTCCTGTCAGGCCTCACCTCGCCCTGCAGCTGTGACACTGCACTGAAATCTCTGTGATTTCTTCCTCTCCATTCCCTTCCATGGACActgctcctcttctctcccctgCACGCACactcttattttatttattctgctctCCGCACAACCCTAGAACAGCAAAAATGTCTTTCACACAGTAACATCCACAGTTTTTCTAGGCTAATGATATTTCATCCTAATGCTCAGTGAGTACCAAGCAATGGGTGCAGCCATGGCTGCTCTGTCACTGAAGTAGGAGTAGGAAGGGCAATCCGGGCACAGGGAAAtagagcaggaaaagaagagggagaacAACAGTAGCAAAGCTGCTATTTAATAGGGGGAGACACTTAACACATCAGAGGGCTGGGATATTAAAACACATACCAAAAAACTGGGACATCTTTCCCCAGGTTTAACTGAGGTCCTAAAATATCCACAGATGCTGCCAGGGAGAATAAAGGacaatttttcttccacagttCAGTGACTTCTCAAGTGCAAGCTCCCATTGCTGGAGATTTCTTTGCAATTTTTGCCTTCTCAGGAAGAGAGTGGGATCTTTTCATCTCTCCAAGAGCATTGCTCCCAACAACCAGATTTCTAAGTGCCAAATTCCTCCTTTGTTGAACTTCCTCCCTGTGTCTTGCTACCACATCCCTTCCTTCAATCCCATGACAAGCCATCCCTGCTGACAGGAAGCTTATTGCCCATTTCTGTCCCTCCCTGAGCCCCCTTGGGTTGGCATCTGTGCTGTCTTTTGCTTCAGGTGGCTGCCCAAAACAGTGGAGTGCCTGCAATAAAACATCCCAGAAGCCCAAGGGAGTAGATACCTGCACACATTTatcctgctgctcagc
This Corvus moneduloides isolate bCorMon1 chromosome 2, bCorMon1.pri, whole genome shotgun sequence DNA region includes the following protein-coding sequences:
- the LOC116439319 gene encoding 3 beta-hydroxysteroid dehydrogenase/Delta 5-->4-isomerase-like, coding for MTEAGGEPAGEPSSRHSEFTTEEQPRAMSLAGVSCLVTGAGGFLGQRIVCLLLEEKEALTEIRLLDKAFSDEALGRFDKFKGKTEVKILEGDIRDVTFLHRACQGVSLVIHTASLIDTLGLIEKKLLWEVNVTGTQLLLEACVRCNVQHFIYTSTIEVTGPNCKGDPIFNGDEDTPYESTSKFPYAQSKRLAEDSVLKADGQVLKDGGTLMTCALRSMYIFGEGCPFLQGHLDKCLLNKNVYLRFSRKEALVNPVYVGNIAWAHVQAAKALRAPQKAKHIRGKFYYISDDTPHMSYADLNYELTKDLGFGIEPQLPMPLTVLYYFSLLLEIVSFLLRPFVRYIPSTNRHLVTLLNTPFTFSYRKAQQDFGYVPRYTWEEAKQGTGEWIASVIPQRRLYLQSSTA